One Alicyclobacillus vulcanalis genomic window carries:
- a CDS encoding RelA/SpoT family protein has translation MAVETEEKTIDGLCQKLESYMSPEDIAAVRRAYEFAYKAHQGQTRLSGEPYISHPLAVAYILADLRLDAAAIMAGLLHDVVEDTSVSDSALVQTFGTEVASLVDGVTKLKRIKFDSREEQQAENLRKMFMAMARDIRVLIIKLADRLHNMRTLKYQSPETQIRKARETLEIFAPLAHRLGINTIKWELEDLSLRYLNPQQYYRIVNLMARKRQEREQYIEGVMAVLREKLAELHLKADVSGRAKHIYSIYRKMVTQHKEFNEIYDLFAIRIIVESIKDCYGALGVVHTMWKPMPGRFKDYIAMPKANMYQSLHTTVIGPNGEPLEIQIRTWEMHQTAEYGIAAHWVYKESGSKRVEDDFAKKLAWFREVLEWQQDFRDAQEFMETLKIDLFSDQVFVFTPKGDVIELPAGSVPIDFAYRIHTDIGNHCIGAKVNGKMVPLDYRLRTGDIVEIITSKHSYGPSWDWLKIVQTSQAKSKIRQWFKREKREENVARGKELIEREIARQRFEVKQLMTQQAMAEVLQKFNFAREDDLFAAVGYGGLGPSQVVTRLIEIFRRTQGEKPPETVTIQKGTAKPAEMGVRVRGVDNILIRFARCCHPVPGDEIVGFVTRGRGVSVHRRDCPNVAAMEESGARTLEVEWATDKEWSYNAEIEVTAMDRHGLVNEVLNAVAETKTDITAVSARADAKKIAHIHMSIRIRNLDHLRTVVERLKRIKDIYSVRRMIQ, from the coding sequence GTGGCTGTCGAGACGGAAGAAAAGACCATTGATGGTTTGTGCCAGAAGCTGGAGTCGTATATGAGCCCGGAAGACATCGCCGCGGTGCGCCGCGCGTACGAGTTTGCGTATAAGGCGCACCAAGGGCAGACGCGGCTGTCTGGCGAGCCGTACATCAGTCATCCGCTCGCCGTCGCCTACATCCTCGCCGACCTTCGCCTCGACGCTGCGGCGATCATGGCCGGGCTGTTGCACGACGTGGTGGAGGACACGTCGGTGAGCGACTCGGCCCTCGTGCAGACGTTCGGCACGGAAGTCGCGAGTCTGGTGGACGGAGTCACGAAGTTAAAGCGCATCAAGTTCGACTCGCGCGAGGAGCAGCAGGCGGAAAATTTGCGCAAGATGTTCATGGCGATGGCGCGCGACATTCGGGTTCTCATTATCAAGTTGGCTGATCGCCTACACAACATGCGCACGCTGAAGTATCAAAGTCCCGAGACGCAGATTCGCAAGGCTCGTGAGACGCTGGAGATTTTCGCGCCTCTTGCACACCGTCTCGGCATTAACACCATCAAGTGGGAACTCGAGGACCTCTCGCTCCGTTATCTGAATCCCCAACAGTACTATCGCATTGTCAACCTCATGGCTCGGAAGCGGCAGGAGCGAGAACAATACATTGAGGGCGTGATGGCGGTTTTGCGCGAGAAGCTCGCGGAACTCCATTTGAAGGCCGACGTGAGCGGGCGCGCCAAGCACATCTACAGCATTTACCGCAAGATGGTCACCCAGCATAAGGAGTTTAACGAAATTTACGACCTTTTCGCCATCCGCATCATCGTGGAAAGCATCAAGGATTGTTATGGGGCGCTCGGCGTGGTGCACACCATGTGGAAGCCGATGCCTGGGCGATTCAAGGACTACATCGCGATGCCGAAGGCGAACATGTATCAGAGCCTTCACACCACGGTGATTGGCCCGAACGGCGAGCCGCTCGAGATTCAGATTCGCACCTGGGAGATGCATCAGACCGCGGAATACGGCATCGCGGCCCACTGGGTGTATAAGGAATCTGGCTCGAAGCGCGTGGAGGACGATTTTGCCAAAAAGCTCGCCTGGTTTCGCGAAGTTCTCGAGTGGCAGCAGGACTTCCGCGACGCCCAGGAGTTCATGGAGACGCTCAAAATCGATCTGTTTTCGGATCAGGTCTTCGTCTTCACGCCAAAGGGAGACGTCATCGAGCTGCCTGCGGGATCCGTGCCCATCGACTTCGCGTACCGCATTCACACGGACATCGGCAACCATTGTATCGGCGCGAAGGTGAATGGCAAGATGGTGCCGCTCGACTACCGGTTGCGCACCGGGGATATCGTCGAGATCATCACCAGCAAACATTCGTACGGGCCGAGCTGGGACTGGTTGAAAATTGTGCAGACGTCCCAGGCGAAAAGCAAGATCCGGCAATGGTTTAAGAGAGAAAAGCGAGAAGAAAACGTCGCCCGAGGCAAGGAGCTCATCGAGCGAGAAATCGCCAGGCAGCGATTCGAAGTCAAGCAGCTCATGACGCAGCAGGCCATGGCCGAAGTGCTGCAGAAATTCAACTTCGCGCGGGAAGACGATTTGTTCGCCGCGGTCGGATACGGCGGCCTTGGGCCGTCGCAGGTGGTGACGCGCCTGATCGAGATTTTCCGGCGCACTCAAGGGGAGAAGCCGCCGGAGACCGTGACCATTCAGAAGGGTACGGCGAAGCCAGCCGAGATGGGCGTGCGCGTGCGCGGGGTGGACAACATTCTCATCCGGTTCGCGCGCTGCTGCCATCCCGTGCCGGGTGACGAGATCGTCGGTTTTGTGACGCGCGGGCGAGGGGTGTCGGTGCACCGCCGAGATTGTCCGAACGTCGCGGCGATGGAGGAGAGCGGGGCGCGGACGCTCGAGGTCGAGTGGGCGACGGATAAAGAGTGGTCGTACAACGCGGAAATTGAGGTGACGGCCATGGATCGGCACGGGCTCGTTAACGAGGTGTTGAACGCCGTCGCCGAGACGAAGACGGACATCACGGCTGTGAGCGCGCGCGCCGACGCGAAAAAGATCGCCCACATTCACATGAGCATCCGCATCCGCAATCTGGATCATCTGCGGACGGTGGTGGAGCGATTGAAGCGGATCAAAGACATTTACAGCGTGAGGCGGATGATTCAATGA
- a CDS encoding adenine phosphoribosyltransferase, with protein MNDHYRTWIRDIPDFPKQGILFRDITPLLGNGPVYRDAIAAIAAAARAWQPELIVGPEARGYVVGAPLAVTLGLGFVPVRKPGKLPYKTVSVEYALEYGTDRLEIHADAIRPGQRVVVADDLLATGGTMRATMDLVEKLGGVVVGAAFLIELKPLRGRDRLGDIPVYTLVQFDD; from the coding sequence TTGAACGATCATTACCGGACGTGGATTCGAGACATCCCAGATTTCCCAAAGCAGGGGATTCTGTTTCGGGACATCACGCCGCTTTTGGGCAACGGACCGGTGTACCGAGACGCGATTGCCGCAATCGCGGCCGCAGCTCGCGCGTGGCAGCCGGAGTTGATTGTGGGACCGGAGGCGCGCGGATACGTCGTCGGCGCACCGCTCGCGGTCACGCTTGGCCTTGGGTTTGTGCCGGTGCGCAAACCGGGCAAACTGCCGTATAAGACGGTGAGTGTCGAATACGCGCTCGAGTACGGCACAGACCGTTTGGAAATTCACGCCGACGCGATTCGCCCGGGCCAGCGGGTGGTGGTGGCCGACGATTTGTTGGCGACCGGAGGGACGATGCGAGCGACGATGGACCTCGTCGAGAAGCTTGGCGGCGTGGTCGTCGGCGCGGCCTTCCTTATCGAATTGAAACCCCTTCGCGGCCGTGATAGGCTTGGCGATATACCCGTGTACACGCTCGTTCAGTTTGACGACTGA
- the recJ gene encoding single-stranded-DNA-specific exonuclease RecJ, protein MKEALWRAAAVTDVAGRLSAALGMPLRVARLLAARGYRDPDAVRRLLTVDTPWSHPLDFTDMERACERITRAVRERERIAIIGDYDVDGVSSAVILTTALEALGAVVTCHIPERVSDGYGFSLRLLETAKRAGARLIVTVDNGIRAREAVVAALEAGLDVIVTDHHEPGDERLPERVPVLHYTRHRDPASAKRGCGAFVAWKLASHLLDRAGRGTDRALRGWLLGLAALGTLADMMPLVGENRRLVREGMEALSTGGTTGWRVLCRSARVNPASLGASDVSWRLVPRLNAAGRMAHADVAYRLLRSDDEAEARQLVEDIETLNAARKTAVDEAFAEAVRLVEQEGRPHPPAIVIAGAWPLGVVGLVAARLAQTFDVPAIALADLGDGMLRGSGRAPGGVSMLGLLEQCADWMDHFGGHDAAVGCGLEASRLAGFRAALVAAASAAREAGSEQRSPVPMADDYLMLSEPADELLAWLERLAPFGPEHEPFRFFVGPVEIVKCQPMASGEHLRLTLAEGDARQEAVWFRAPQPFPGAQGGLWAFVAELVPNAWRGAVRPQLRIERGYQVPRAVSREAFARVFRALREGPCTLDALRERVTAVSGDLASLLPAILATFVELGFAACEGGLYHVIASPKRDLRDSLAYQALVRQSLRPIGDRAN, encoded by the coding sequence ATGAAGGAAGCGCTCTGGCGGGCTGCGGCCGTGACCGATGTCGCCGGGCGGCTGTCCGCCGCCCTCGGCATGCCGCTCCGCGTCGCCCGCCTCCTCGCTGCACGAGGTTATCGCGATCCCGACGCCGTTCGCCGCTTGCTCACGGTGGACACGCCGTGGAGTCATCCGCTGGACTTCACCGACATGGAGCGAGCCTGTGAGCGCATCACGCGCGCCGTGCGTGAGCGTGAGAGGATCGCGATCATCGGCGATTACGACGTGGACGGCGTGAGTTCGGCGGTGATTCTCACGACCGCACTCGAAGCGCTTGGCGCGGTGGTGACCTGCCACATTCCCGAACGCGTTTCCGATGGCTACGGATTCTCTCTTCGTTTATTGGAGACGGCGAAGCGGGCAGGCGCCAGACTCATCGTCACCGTGGACAACGGCATACGCGCCCGTGAAGCTGTGGTGGCCGCGTTGGAAGCGGGCCTCGACGTGATCGTCACCGATCACCACGAGCCGGGTGACGAGCGCTTGCCCGAGCGCGTCCCGGTGCTGCACTACACCCGCCATCGCGATCCGGCCTCGGCCAAGCGGGGCTGCGGGGCATTTGTGGCGTGGAAGCTCGCTTCGCATCTGCTGGACCGCGCGGGACGCGGAACCGACCGCGCCCTGCGAGGTTGGCTCCTCGGCCTCGCGGCGCTCGGCACGCTGGCCGACATGATGCCCCTCGTGGGGGAAAACCGGAGGCTTGTACGCGAAGGCATGGAGGCGCTGTCGACAGGCGGGACCACAGGTTGGCGGGTGCTCTGCAGAAGTGCTCGCGTGAATCCAGCGTCCTTGGGGGCGTCCGATGTGTCTTGGCGCCTCGTGCCCAGGTTGAACGCGGCAGGCCGGATGGCACACGCCGATGTGGCCTATCGCCTGTTGCGATCCGACGACGAGGCGGAAGCCAGGCAGCTTGTCGAAGACATCGAGACACTGAACGCCGCGCGCAAAACCGCCGTGGACGAGGCCTTCGCCGAGGCGGTGCGCCTCGTGGAACAGGAAGGTCGTCCCCATCCACCGGCCATCGTGATCGCGGGCGCTTGGCCGCTCGGCGTGGTCGGGCTGGTGGCCGCTCGGCTGGCTCAAACGTTCGATGTACCGGCCATCGCGCTTGCGGATCTGGGCGACGGCATGCTGCGGGGGTCGGGCCGAGCGCCGGGCGGCGTGTCCATGCTCGGCCTCTTGGAGCAATGCGCGGATTGGATGGACCACTTTGGGGGACACGACGCCGCGGTGGGATGTGGGCTGGAGGCGTCGCGGCTTGCCGGCTTTCGCGCGGCGTTGGTTGCGGCTGCGTCCGCCGCGCGCGAAGCGGGCAGCGAGCAGAGGTCGCCCGTGCCCATGGCCGACGACTATTTGATGCTGTCCGAGCCCGCGGACGAGCTGCTCGCTTGGCTTGAGCGGCTCGCGCCCTTTGGACCCGAGCACGAGCCGTTCCGGTTCTTCGTGGGACCGGTCGAGATCGTGAAATGTCAGCCGATGGCGAGCGGCGAGCACCTCAGACTGACGCTGGCCGAGGGAGATGCGCGCCAAGAAGCCGTCTGGTTTCGCGCGCCACAGCCTTTCCCCGGCGCCCAGGGCGGACTGTGGGCCTTTGTCGCGGAGCTTGTCCCGAACGCCTGGCGCGGGGCGGTTCGCCCCCAACTTCGCATCGAGCGCGGCTACCAGGTGCCGCGGGCCGTATCGAGGGAGGCGTTCGCACGGGTGTTCAGGGCGCTGCGCGAGGGCCCATGCACCCTCGACGCCCTGCGCGAGCGCGTGACCGCCGTCTCGGGCGATCTCGCCTCTTTGCTTCCTGCGATTCTGGCGACCTTTGTCGAACTTGGATTTGCCGCCTGCGAAGGTGGCTTGTATCATGTGATTGCAAGCCCAAAGCGCGATCTGCGGGATTCGCTTGCGTATCAGGCGCTGGTGCGTCAATCCCTGCGGCCGATTGGCGACAGGGCCAATTGA
- a CDS encoding cation diffusion facilitator family transporter, with amino-acid sequence MTNQLDRRGSVLSYVNAVLNVLLAFAKGIIGIMAHSEALIADAVHSVSDLIGSVAVIVGLRIARKPPDEDHPYGHGKAELIASICVSVLLIAAAIEVFYSSVSSFFHSPRAPEWVAAVMAFIAVVVKEVLYRYNVRLGKRLQSKSLLAQASDHRADVYSSLAALIGIVLAVVGQRFGIRWLMYTDAAAGIFVAALVLKMAIEIAKEALEILMDRVVLAEEALQPYRREVMRVPGVRAIDDLRVRDHGQYVIVDIEIAVDADITVLAGHDIAAAVRDRLREKFDRVQDVFVHVNPFDPRERHHDRERGRRG; translated from the coding sequence GTGACCAATCAGCTTGACCGGCGGGGTTCCGTGCTGAGCTACGTGAACGCCGTCTTGAATGTCCTTCTGGCGTTTGCCAAGGGCATCATCGGCATCATGGCGCACAGCGAGGCACTGATTGCCGATGCCGTACACTCGGTGTCCGATCTCATTGGCTCCGTCGCGGTCATCGTCGGCCTGCGCATTGCCCGCAAGCCTCCGGACGAGGACCACCCGTACGGACACGGGAAGGCGGAACTCATCGCCTCGATCTGCGTGAGCGTCCTGCTGATTGCGGCGGCCATCGAGGTGTTTTACTCGTCGGTGTCCTCCTTTTTTCACAGCCCTCGCGCGCCGGAGTGGGTTGCGGCCGTCATGGCGTTCATCGCCGTGGTTGTCAAAGAGGTGCTGTACCGCTATAACGTCAGGCTCGGCAAGCGGCTCCAGTCGAAAAGCCTGTTGGCGCAGGCATCCGACCATCGGGCGGACGTCTATTCGTCGCTCGCCGCCCTCATCGGCATCGTGCTCGCGGTTGTCGGGCAGCGGTTCGGCATCCGATGGCTGATGTACACCGACGCCGCGGCCGGGATTTTCGTGGCCGCCCTGGTCCTCAAGATGGCCATCGAAATCGCGAAGGAGGCCCTGGAAATCCTCATGGACCGGGTGGTCTTGGCCGAAGAGGCCCTTCAGCCGTACCGGCGAGAGGTCATGCGCGTGCCCGGAGTCCGGGCCATCGACGACCTCCGCGTGCGCGATCACGGCCAGTACGTGATCGTCGACATCGAAATTGCCGTCGATGCCGACATCACGGTGCTCGCCGGTCATGACATCGCCGCCGCCGTCCGAGACCGACTGCGTGAGAAGTTCGATCGCGTCCAGGACGTGTTCGTTCACGTGAACCCGTTTGACCCGCGTGAGCGACATCACGATCGTGAGAGGGGGCGCCGGGGATGA
- the secF gene encoding protein translocase subunit SecF yields MKPRFDIVRASRWFFLLSGAITVAGVIVFALFGFNLSTDFKSGSEVQFELNQRVPEARVRQMFASIGLPLGDTSLTVGGIQQNVVMVTLPEQLTAKQISEIQAAEHRFFPGAKQDIQVNSVDPFVAEQTARKAVYAVLAAAACIVVYIAIRFEFRFAISGIIALLHDAFIVLAAFALLRRQVDLTFVAALLTIVGYSINDTIVIFDRIRENLKIDKPETVEELRAVVNKSLWQVMNRSIRTVLTVLIAAVILYFFGGISIRNFTFALIIGLVSGAYSSIFIASPIWVAWRSRSMKKGPEGREAAPVSE; encoded by the coding sequence GTGAAGCCAAGGTTTGACATCGTTCGAGCGAGCCGCTGGTTCTTTCTTCTTTCGGGCGCCATCACCGTCGCCGGGGTCATCGTGTTTGCCCTGTTCGGGTTCAACCTCAGCACTGATTTTAAGTCCGGTTCCGAGGTGCAGTTCGAGCTGAATCAGCGCGTGCCCGAGGCCCGGGTGCGGCAAATGTTTGCCTCCATCGGTCTGCCGCTCGGCGACACCAGCCTGACCGTGGGCGGGATTCAGCAGAACGTCGTCATGGTCACGTTGCCCGAGCAGCTGACCGCGAAACAAATCAGCGAGATTCAGGCGGCGGAACACCGGTTTTTCCCGGGGGCCAAGCAGGACATTCAGGTGAACTCGGTCGATCCGTTCGTGGCCGAGCAGACGGCGCGCAAGGCCGTGTACGCCGTTTTGGCCGCGGCTGCCTGCATCGTCGTGTACATCGCCATTCGCTTCGAGTTCCGCTTCGCCATCTCGGGTATCATCGCCCTGTTGCACGACGCCTTCATTGTGCTGGCCGCGTTCGCGCTGCTTCGCCGCCAGGTTGACCTGACGTTTGTCGCGGCACTGCTCACCATCGTGGGCTACTCGATCAACGATACCATCGTCATCTTCGACCGCATCCGCGAGAACCTCAAAATCGACAAGCCGGAAACGGTCGAGGAACTGCGCGCGGTCGTCAACAAGAGCCTCTGGCAGGTGATGAACCGGTCCATTCGAACCGTTCTCACCGTGCTCATCGCCGCCGTCATTCTCTACTTCTTTGGCGGCATCTCGATTCGCAACTTCACGTTTGCGCTCATCATCGGGCTCGTGAGCGGAGCGTATTCCTCCATCTTCATCGCGAGCCCCATATGGGTGGCTTGGCGATCCCGCTCGATGAAGAAGGGGCCGGAAGGACGCGAAGCGGCGCCGGTTTCCGAGTGA
- the secD gene encoding protein translocase subunit SecD, which translates to MKWGRLLAFLAMVAVVIGLTISTGPNIWKSIPLGLDLKGGVDLLYAVDTPKGHPLDNTGKAALVRAIEMRVNSLGVSSPIIQLEGRNQLGQDQIRVEVAGVKNQQEAVNVIGATAQLTIYGSAKIDPKTGKVVPVGPPLATGADLKSNAHWVVDQQTGQNAVAIEFKNANLWTSITKRYLQKPIYVFLNGQLLTNPVIEQVMYTGQSEISGGNLTTPQACMDLANELNAGALPYPLTLESETSVGPTLGATSLHRTLIAGVIAVVLIFAFMIAAYRMAGLIADIALVAYGYLTLLTFAGLHVVLTLSGLAALILGVGIAVDANIITYERIKDEVRNGRSLRSAVRIGNKNAFRTIVDSNATTFIAGLIMYIFGGEGDVRGFAVALMVGIIVSLLTAVLFARAMLLTFTASQAVKNPWWYGAPRGVVKNREAKV; encoded by the coding sequence AATGGGGGCGCCTCTTGGCGTTTCTCGCGATGGTGGCTGTCGTGATCGGCCTCACCATCAGCACAGGTCCAAACATATGGAAGTCAATACCTCTCGGGCTCGACCTGAAAGGCGGCGTGGATCTGTTGTACGCCGTCGATACGCCAAAGGGCCATCCTCTGGACAACACGGGTAAGGCCGCGCTCGTGCGCGCCATCGAGATGCGTGTGAACTCGCTCGGCGTGTCTTCGCCCATCATTCAGCTCGAGGGTCGCAATCAGCTCGGACAAGATCAGATCCGCGTGGAAGTCGCTGGCGTGAAGAACCAGCAGGAGGCTGTCAATGTCATTGGGGCCACGGCGCAGCTGACTATCTATGGAAGCGCCAAAATCGACCCCAAGACGGGCAAAGTGGTTCCCGTCGGTCCGCCGCTCGCCACGGGTGCGGATCTGAAGTCCAACGCCCACTGGGTCGTGGACCAACAGACGGGACAAAACGCCGTCGCGATCGAGTTTAAGAACGCCAATTTGTGGACGAGCATCACGAAGCGGTACCTGCAGAAACCGATTTACGTCTTTCTCAACGGTCAGCTGCTGACGAACCCGGTCATCGAGCAGGTGATGTACACCGGGCAGAGCGAAATCTCCGGCGGCAATCTGACCACGCCGCAAGCGTGCATGGACCTCGCCAATGAGCTCAACGCGGGCGCGCTCCCGTACCCGCTCACTTTGGAAAGCGAGACGAGCGTCGGTCCGACACTCGGCGCCACGAGTTTGCACCGGACGTTGATCGCGGGCGTCATCGCCGTGGTGCTGATCTTCGCCTTCATGATCGCGGCGTATCGCATGGCCGGCCTCATCGCGGATATTGCCCTGGTGGCCTATGGATATCTCACGCTCCTGACCTTCGCCGGGCTGCACGTCGTGCTGACGCTGTCAGGGCTTGCGGCCTTAATTCTCGGCGTCGGGATCGCCGTCGACGCGAATATCATCACGTATGAGCGAATTAAAGATGAGGTCCGGAATGGCCGCAGCCTGCGTTCGGCGGTGCGCATCGGCAACAAGAACGCGTTTCGCACCATCGTGGATTCCAACGCGACCACCTTCATCGCAGGCCTCATCATGTACATTTTCGGCGGCGAGGGCGATGTCCGTGGGTTTGCCGTGGCGCTCATGGTGGGCATTATCGTGAGCCTGTTGACGGCCGTCCTCTTTGCCCGGGCAATGCTGTTGACGTTCACCGCGTCGCAGGCGGTCAAGAACCCGTGGTGGTACGGCGCGCCGAGAGGGGTGGTGAAGAACCGTGAAGCCAAGGTTTGA